One genomic region from Pseudomonas hormoni encodes:
- a CDS encoding class I adenylate cyclase, whose translation MTRTHEIRPDLDEGIDRKVLSQLRARFLKLNEGRMARAMEGLSTRQQGVLTLLPLFFHVNHPLLPGYVSGSTPAGLSNFEPDANALAEAQRLTRSFSYKPRHGSNPPRPIHGLFLMGSLGTLAQADQSDMDVWVCHSPDLSESELNELRKKCQLLETWAASQGAEAHFFLIDPARFVLGERDNQLSSEDCGTTQHYLLLDEFYRTAIWLAGRTPIWWLVPVYEEAAYDRYTHALLSKRFIRADETLDLGHLAYIPPGEFIGAGLWQLFKGIESPYKSVLKLLLIEVYASEHPRVQCLSLRFKQAVFANRLDLDELDPYVVVYRRIEEYLTARGEPERLELVRRALYLKVNRKLTGSSSRTQSWQRSLLERLAHEWHWNHRQLALLDSRSQWKVRQVSTERRALVNELNYSYRFLTEFARSEQTVSLINKRDLNVLGRRLYAAFERKADKVEFINPGIAPDLAEDTLTLVHAPNKKESGQTQWGLYNGSLTAHEWEHFAPIKRSRQLLELLTWCHRNGVIDSSTRLALHPGESDLSEFELFNLLGSLQQSIALPLPTVAEEPLLRANVPSEVLILVNVGVDPLKHHRDLNILMTTERTDSLSYAGVRENLVLTLDQVTLNSWNEVLVNRFDGPHALLDCLRDYLNNLPNGSRQPKLRVRCFCHNRAQFIAQRVEEVIDTAQNLLLSRLNHRYLIQVQQHYHVLELVPGQVNHVALATLPALFDYLGEELASYSPLHLDPMALEDQDLALILPMGQPDCIQVFYRIHDDQADLYVMDEFNALWQQRLPYHDEQSLLVPLQRFLQSIQYRRDASLPMDAAQPLSLDTLYYQLLPSGPGRARRVETRTAPQTPVNKPFYDVQAIVGKAAPGEVQVTLYCNQREFSELEHGEQLFSVVAREIVEQRRETERYRCYITDLDLSGLLGDGQSSSNLYLRYKADLERALNDALELV comes from the coding sequence ATGACCCGCACCCATGAAATCCGCCCTGATCTGGACGAGGGGATCGACCGCAAGGTTCTCAGCCAGCTGCGCGCACGCTTTTTAAAACTCAACGAGGGCCGCATGGCCCGCGCCATGGAAGGGTTGTCGACCCGCCAGCAAGGGGTGTTGACCCTGCTGCCGCTGTTTTTCCACGTCAATCATCCGTTGTTGCCGGGTTACGTTTCGGGCAGCACGCCCGCCGGGCTATCGAACTTCGAGCCAGACGCCAACGCCCTCGCCGAAGCCCAACGCCTGACCCGATCGTTTTCCTATAAGCCGCGCCACGGCAGCAATCCGCCGCGACCGATTCACGGTCTGTTCCTGATGGGCAGCCTCGGCACCCTCGCTCAGGCCGATCAGAGCGACATGGACGTCTGGGTCTGTCACTCGCCGGACTTGAGCGAAAGCGAACTCAACGAGCTGCGTAAAAAGTGCCAGTTGCTTGAAACCTGGGCCGCGAGCCAGGGCGCCGAGGCGCATTTCTTCCTGATCGACCCGGCGCGCTTCGTGCTCGGCGAGCGGGACAATCAACTGAGCTCGGAAGACTGCGGCACCACCCAGCATTATCTGCTGCTGGACGAGTTCTACCGCACCGCAATCTGGCTGGCCGGACGCACGCCGATCTGGTGGCTGGTGCCGGTATACGAAGAGGCCGCCTACGACCGCTACACCCACGCGTTACTGTCCAAACGCTTTATCCGCGCAGACGAAACCCTTGATCTGGGGCATCTGGCGTACATCCCGCCCGGCGAATTCATTGGTGCCGGACTTTGGCAACTGTTCAAGGGCATCGAGTCACCCTACAAGTCGGTGCTCAAGCTGTTGCTGATCGAGGTCTACGCCAGCGAACACCCCAGGGTTCAGTGCCTGAGCCTGCGTTTCAAGCAAGCCGTGTTCGCCAATCGGCTCGACCTCGACGAGTTGGATCCGTACGTCGTGGTCTACCGGCGTATCGAGGAATACCTCACCGCGCGCGGCGAACCGGAGCGTCTGGAGCTGGTGCGCCGTGCGCTGTACCTGAAGGTCAACCGCAAACTCACCGGCAGCAGCAGTCGCACTCAGAGCTGGCAGCGCTCGCTGCTTGAGCGCCTGGCCCACGAATGGCACTGGAATCATCGTCAACTGGCGCTGCTCGACAGCCGCAGTCAGTGGAAAGTCCGCCAGGTCAGCACTGAGCGCCGGGCGTTGGTCAACGAGCTGAATTACAGCTACCGCTTTCTGACCGAATTCGCCCGCAGCGAACAGACCGTCAGCCTGATCAACAAGCGCGATCTCAACGTGTTGGGGCGACGTCTATATGCGGCGTTCGAGCGCAAGGCGGACAAGGTCGAGTTCATCAACCCCGGCATCGCCCCGGACCTGGCCGAAGACACACTGACCCTGGTGCACGCGCCCAACAAGAAAGAATCGGGGCAAACCCAGTGGGGCTTGTATAACGGCAGCCTGACCGCCCACGAGTGGGAGCACTTCGCGCCGATCAAGCGCAGCCGCCAATTGCTGGAACTGCTGACCTGGTGCCATCGCAACGGCGTCATCGACAGCAGCACCCGCCTGGCCTTGCATCCCGGCGAGAGTGACCTTAGCGAGTTCGAACTGTTCAACCTGCTTGGCAGCCTGCAACAGAGCATCGCCCTGCCCTTGCCCACCGTCGCCGAAGAACCCTTGTTGCGCGCCAACGTGCCGAGCGAGGTACTGATTCTGGTGAACGTCGGCGTCGATCCGCTCAAGCATCACCGCGACCTGAACATTCTGATGACCACCGAGCGCACCGACTCCCTGAGTTACGCCGGGGTCCGGGAAAACCTGGTGCTGACCCTCGATCAGGTCACGCTCAACAGCTGGAACGAGGTGCTGGTCAATCGCTTTGACGGCCCTCACGCCCTGCTCGACTGCCTGCGCGATTACCTCAACAACCTGCCGAACGGGTCGCGACAGCCCAAATTGCGCGTACGTTGCTTTTGCCACAACCGCGCGCAGTTCATCGCGCAGCGGGTCGAAGAAGTGATCGACACCGCGCAGAACCTGCTGCTGAGCAGACTCAATCACCGCTACCTGATTCAGGTCCAGCAGCATTACCACGTGCTGGAACTGGTGCCGGGGCAGGTCAATCACGTCGCCCTCGCCACCCTGCCGGCGCTGTTCGATTACCTCGGCGAAGAGCTGGCGAGCTATAGCCCGCTGCACCTGGACCCGATGGCGCTGGAAGATCAGGACCTGGCGCTGATTCTGCCCATGGGCCAGCCGGACTGTATTCAGGTGTTCTACCGGATTCACGACGACCAGGCCGATCTGTACGTGATGGATGAATTCAATGCGTTGTGGCAGCAGCGTTTGCCCTATCACGACGAACAAAGCCTGCTGGTGCCGTTGCAACGCTTCCTGCAATCGATCCAGTACCGGCGCGATGCCTCGCTGCCGATGGACGCCGCCCAGCCATTGAGCCTGGACACGCTGTATTACCAGCTGTTGCCGTCCGGTCCCGGACGAGCCCGCCGGGTCGAAACCCGAACCGCGCCGCAAACCCCGGTCAACAAACCGTTCTACGACGTGCAGGCGATCGTCGGCAAAGCCGCACCGGGCGAAGTGCAGGTCACGTTGTATTGCAATCAGCGGGAATTTTCAGAGCTGGAACATGGCGAGCAACTGTTCAGCGTGGTCGCCCGGGAAATCGTCGAACAGCGCCGCGAGACCGAACGCTATCGCTGCTACATCACCGACCTGGACCTCTCGGGCCTGCTCGGTGATGGGCAGAGTTCAAGCAATTTGTATTTGCGCTATAAGGCCGATCTGGAGCGCGCATTGAACGACGCGCTCGAGCTGGTCTGA
- the rnk gene encoding nucleoside diphosphate kinase regulator: MTAPSITLTRLDVQRLERLIDSLDDTLPGVIALQTELDRADTLVGHDEVPADVVTMNSRVHCREESSGKDYHLTLVYPKDANADQGKISILAPVGSALLGLKVGQHIDWPAPGGKTLKLTLLAVEVQPAHGGDFPE; the protein is encoded by the coding sequence ATGACCGCACCTTCCATCACTCTTACTCGTCTGGACGTTCAGCGTCTGGAACGCCTGATCGACAGCCTGGACGACACGCTGCCGGGCGTTATCGCGCTGCAAACCGAACTGGATCGCGCCGATACGCTGGTCGGTCACGATGAAGTGCCCGCCGATGTCGTGACCATGAATTCCCGTGTGCATTGCCGTGAAGAAAGCAGCGGCAAGGACTATCACCTGACGTTGGTGTACCCCAAGGATGCCAACGCTGACCAAGGCAAAATCTCCATTCTGGCGCCTGTCGGCAGCGCACTGCTGGGCCTGAAGGTTGGTCAGCACATCGACTGGCCAGCACCCGGCGGCAAGACCCTGAAACTGACCCTGCTGGCCGTTGAAGTGCAGCCCGCCCATGGCGGCGACTTCCCGGAATAA
- a CDS encoding DUF1289 domain-containing protein: MTQPAPVRPPKPLYSNVSPAVPSPCSGVCRLDEQKVCLGCFRHVEDIREWRSADDDRRRVICAQAVQRKALA, translated from the coding sequence GTGACCCAGCCTGCACCCGTTCGTCCGCCCAAACCGCTTTACAGCAATGTCAGCCCGGCGGTGCCTTCGCCGTGCAGCGGCGTATGCCGGCTGGATGAACAGAAGGTTTGCCTGGGGTGTTTTCGCCACGTCGAAGACATCCGCGAATGGCGCTCGGCGGATGATGATCGTCGTCGGGTGATTTGCGCCCAGGCTGTTCAGCGCAAAGCCTTGGCATAA
- the cyaY gene encoding iron donor protein CyaY, whose amino-acid sequence MSLTEARFHDLVDATQQSLEDIFDESDLDIDLESSAGVLTVKFENGSQLIFSRQEPLRQLWLAAVSGGFHFDYDEESERWMCDKSEEQLGEMLERIVKQQAGAEFDFEGL is encoded by the coding sequence ATGAGTTTGACCGAAGCCCGTTTCCACGATCTGGTCGATGCCACCCAGCAATCGCTGGAGGATATTTTCGATGAGAGCGACCTGGATATCGACCTGGAGAGCTCGGCCGGTGTGCTCACCGTCAAGTTCGAAAACGGCAGCCAGTTGATCTTCAGTCGCCAGGAACCCCTGCGTCAGCTGTGGCTGGCGGCGGTGTCCGGCGGTTTCCACTTCGACTACGACGAAGAGAGTGAGCGCTGGATGTGCGACAAGAGCGAAGAGCAGCTCGGCGAGATGCTTGAGCGCATCGTCAAGCAGCAAGCCGGCGCTGAATTCGATTTCGAAGGTCTGTGA
- the lptM gene encoding LPS translocon maturation chaperone LptM, protein MKRLISSLAALLAVACLVSACGQKGPLYLPDENQDPAEQAQSSQKQPSKAHKHDVYQ, encoded by the coding sequence ATGAAGCGCCTGATCTCTTCCCTTGCCGCGCTCCTCGCGGTTGCCTGTCTTGTGTCGGCCTGCGGTCAAAAAGGCCCGCTGTACCTGCCCGACGAAAACCAGGACCCAGCCGAGCAAGCGCAGTCCTCGCAAAAGCAGCCGTCGAAAGCACACAAGCACGACGTCTACCAATAA
- the lysA gene encoding diaminopimelate decarboxylase translates to MDAFNYRDGELFAEGVALSAIAERFGTPTYVYSRAHIEAQYLAYADALAGMPHLVCFAVKANSNLGVLNVLARLGAGFDIVSRGELERVLAAGGSPDKIVFSGVGKTRDDMRRALEVGVHCFNVESTDELERLQVIAAELGVRAPISLRVNPDVDAGTHPYISTGLKENKFGIAIADAEDVYVRAAQLPNLEVVGVDCHIGSQLTTLPPFIDALDRLLGLVDRLGDCGIYLRHIDLGGGLGVRYRDEEPPLAADYIKAVRERLDGRDLALVFEPGRFIVANAGVLLTQVEYLKHTEHKDFAIVDAAMNDLIRPALYQAWMDVTAVRPRATAARAYDIVGPICETGDFLAKDRELALEEGDLLAVHSAGAYGFVMSSNYNTRGRAAEVLVDGDQAVEVRRRETVAELFAGESLLPE, encoded by the coding sequence ATGGACGCTTTTAACTACCGTGACGGTGAGCTGTTCGCGGAAGGTGTTGCCCTGTCCGCCATCGCCGAACGCTTTGGCACACCGACCTACGTCTACTCCCGCGCCCACATCGAAGCCCAGTACCTGGCGTACGCCGATGCGTTGGCCGGCATGCCGCACCTGGTCTGCTTCGCGGTCAAGGCCAACTCCAACCTGGGTGTTCTGAATGTCCTGGCGCGTCTGGGCGCCGGTTTTGACATCGTCTCCCGTGGCGAGCTGGAACGCGTTCTGGCCGCCGGCGGCAGCCCCGACAAGATCGTGTTCTCCGGCGTCGGCAAGACCCGTGATGACATGCGCCGTGCTCTGGAAGTCGGCGTTCATTGCTTCAACGTCGAATCCACCGACGAGCTGGAGCGCCTGCAAGTGATCGCCGCCGAGCTGGGCGTTCGCGCACCGATCTCGCTGCGCGTGAACCCGGACGTCGATGCCGGCACGCACCCGTACATTTCCACCGGTCTCAAAGAGAACAAGTTCGGCATCGCCATTGCCGACGCCGAAGACGTGTACGTCCGCGCCGCGCAACTGCCAAACCTGGAAGTGGTCGGCGTCGATTGCCACATCGGATCGCAACTGACCACCCTGCCGCCGTTCATCGACGCCCTCGACCGCCTGCTGGGCCTGGTCGACCGCCTCGGCGATTGCGGCATCTACCTGCGCCACATCGATCTCGGTGGTGGCCTGGGCGTACGTTATCGCGATGAAGAGCCGCCGCTGGCCGCCGACTACATCAAGGCTGTGCGCGAGCGTCTCGACGGTCGTGACCTGGCGCTGGTGTTCGAGCCGGGCCGCTTCATCGTCGCCAACGCTGGCGTGCTGCTGACCCAGGTCGAGTACCTCAAGCACACCGAACACAAAGACTTCGCCATCGTCGACGCGGCCATGAACGACCTGATTCGTCCGGCGCTGTACCAGGCCTGGATGGACGTCACCGCCGTGCGCCCTCGCGCGACCGCCGCTCGTGCCTACGACATCGTCGGGCCGATCTGCGAGACCGGCGATTTCCTGGCCAAGGATCGTGAATTGGCCCTGGAAGAAGGCGACCTTCTGGCCGTGCATTCGGCCGGTGCTTATGGGTTTGTCATGAGTTCCAACTACAACACCCGCGGCCGTGCCGCCGAAGTGTTGGTGGACGGTGATCAGGCAGTTGAAGTGCGTCGCCGTGAGACGGTAGCCGAGTTGTTTGCTGGCGAAAGCCTGCTGCCGGAGTAA
- the dapF gene encoding diaminopimelate epimerase yields the protein MLLRFTKMHGLGNDFMVLDLVSQHAHILPKHAKQWGDRHTGIGFDQLLIVEAPSNPDVDFRYRIFNSDGSEVEQCGNGARCFARFVLDKRLTAKRQIRVETKSGIIELDIRSDGQISVDMGAPRLVPADIPFVADSQALSYSLDVDGAAVELAAVSMGNPHAVLRVTDINNAPVHELGPKIEHHPRFPARVNVGFLQVIDRNRAQLRVWERGAGETQACGTGACAAAVAAISQGWMDSPLLIDLPGGRLSIEWAGPGQPVLMTGPAVRVYEGQVRL from the coding sequence ATGCTGCTGCGTTTTACCAAGATGCACGGCCTGGGCAATGACTTCATGGTCCTCGACCTGGTCAGCCAGCACGCGCACATCCTGCCCAAGCACGCCAAGCAATGGGGCGACCGGCACACCGGCATCGGTTTCGACCAGTTGTTGATCGTCGAAGCGCCGAGCAACCCGGATGTGGACTTCCGTTATCGGATCTTCAACTCCGACGGCTCCGAAGTGGAACAGTGCGGCAACGGTGCGCGCTGTTTCGCCCGTTTTGTGCTCGACAAGCGCCTGACCGCAAAACGGCAGATTCGCGTCGAAACCAAAAGTGGCATTATCGAGCTGGATATCCGCAGCGACGGCCAGATCAGCGTCGACATGGGCGCACCGCGCCTGGTGCCGGCCGACATCCCGTTCGTTGCCGACAGTCAGGCACTGAGCTACTCGCTCGACGTCGACGGCGCAGCGGTTGAACTGGCCGCCGTGTCGATGGGCAACCCGCATGCGGTGTTGCGCGTCACGGATATCAACAACGCACCGGTGCATGAACTGGGGCCGAAAATCGAACATCACCCGCGCTTCCCTGCACGGGTCAATGTCGGCTTTCTCCAGGTCATCGACCGGAACCGCGCGCAGCTGCGCGTCTGGGAACGTGGCGCCGGGGAAACCCAGGCCTGCGGCACCGGCGCCTGTGCTGCTGCAGTGGCCGCGATCAGCCAGGGGTGGATGGATTCGCCGCTATTGATCGACCTGCCCGGCGGGCGTCTGTCCATTGAATGGGCAGGCCCAGGCCAACCGGTCTTGATGACCGGCCCGGCAGTCCGTGTTTACGAAGGACAAGTACGTCTTTGA
- a CDS encoding DUF484 family protein yields the protein MTDKPQVPARQPDESPSESLEAAAIAAYLEAHPDFFVEHEELLPAMRIPHQRGDTISLVERQMTILRDRNIELRHRLSHLMDVARDNDRLFDKTRRLILALMDATSLEDVVISVEDSLRQDFQVPFVSLILLGDNPMPVGRWVTHADAQTAIGGLLSEEKSVSGSLREHELDFLFGEEQRKQIGSTAVVAISHQGIHGILAIASRDPQHYKSSVGTLFLSYIAEVMGRVLPRVNSSLRSVR from the coding sequence ATGACCGACAAGCCCCAGGTTCCCGCCCGACAGCCCGACGAATCCCCTTCCGAAAGCCTTGAGGCGGCGGCGATTGCCGCGTACCTGGAGGCTCATCCGGACTTCTTCGTCGAGCACGAAGAATTGCTCCCGGCCATGCGCATTCCGCACCAACGTGGCGACACCATCTCGCTGGTCGAGCGCCAGATGACCATCCTGCGCGACCGCAACATCGAATTGCGTCATCGCCTCTCGCACTTGATGGACGTGGCCCGCGACAACGACCGCCTCTTCGACAAGACCCGCCGCCTGATTCTCGCCTTGATGGACGCCACCAGCCTGGAAGACGTGGTGATCAGCGTCGAAGACAGCCTGCGCCAGGACTTTCAGGTGCCTTTTGTCAGCCTGATCCTGCTGGGTGACAACCCGATGCCGGTCGGCCGCTGGGTGACCCACGCCGATGCGCAAACAGCCATTGGTGGTTTGCTCTCGGAAGAAAAAAGTGTCAGCGGCAGCCTGCGCGAGCATGAACTGGACTTCCTGTTCGGCGAAGAGCAGCGCAAGCAGATCGGCTCGACCGCCGTCGTTGCCATCAGCCATCAAGGCATCCACGGCATACTGGCTATCGCCAGCCGTGATCCGCAGCACTACAAAAGCTCGGTGGGCACGCTGTTCCTGAGTTACATCGCCGAAGTCATGGGCCGCGTGCTGCCACGGGTCAACAGCTCGCTGCGCTCGGTACGCTGA
- the xerC gene encoding tyrosine recombinase XerC: MERQLDAYCEHLRSERQVSPHTLYAYRRDLDKVLGWCVKQNIDSWAALDIQRLRSLIARLHSQGQSSRSLARLLSAVRGLYHYLNREGLCDHDPANGLAPPKGERRLPKTLDTDRALQLLEGAVEDDFLARRDQAILELFYSSGLRLSELTGLNLDQLDLADGMVQVLGKGSKTRLLPVGKKAREALELWLPLRAMTNPADDAVFVSQQGRRLGPRAIQVRVKAAGERELGQNLHPHMLRHSFASHLLESSQDLRAVQELLGHSDIKTTQIYTHLDFQHLATVYDSAHPRAKRIKGDDS; the protein is encoded by the coding sequence GTGGAACGGCAACTGGACGCTTACTGCGAACACCTGCGCAGTGAGCGACAGGTGTCGCCCCACACGCTGTACGCCTACCGCCGCGACCTCGACAAGGTGCTGGGCTGGTGCGTCAAACAGAACATCGACAGCTGGGCCGCGCTGGACATCCAGCGCTTGCGCAGTCTGATCGCTCGTTTGCATTCCCAGGGTCAATCGTCCCGCAGTCTTGCGCGGCTGCTCTCGGCCGTGCGCGGGCTCTATCATTATTTGAATCGCGAAGGTCTCTGCGATCACGACCCGGCCAACGGTCTGGCGCCGCCGAAAGGCGAACGACGGCTGCCGAAAACTCTCGACACTGACCGCGCGTTGCAGCTGCTTGAGGGTGCGGTGGAGGATGATTTTCTGGCACGTCGGGATCAGGCGATTCTTGAGCTGTTCTACTCCTCAGGCTTGCGCCTGTCGGAGCTGACAGGGCTCAATCTCGATCAACTGGACCTGGCCGACGGCATGGTCCAGGTGCTCGGCAAAGGCAGCAAGACCCGGTTGTTGCCGGTGGGCAAAAAGGCCCGCGAAGCGCTGGAGTTGTGGTTGCCATTGCGGGCCATGACCAACCCGGCAGATGACGCAGTGTTTGTCAGCCAGCAAGGACGGCGCCTCGGCCCTCGGGCGATTCAGGTGCGGGTCAAGGCTGCTGGCGAACGCGAACTGGGGCAAAACCTGCATCCGCACATGTTGCGGCACTCCTTTGCCAGCCACTTGCTGGAGTCCTCGCAAGACCTGCGCGCGGTGCAAGAACTGCTCGGCCACTCGGACATCAAGACCACCCAGATCTACACCCACCTGGACTTCCAGCACCTGGCGACGGTCTACGACAGCGCCCATCCACGGGCCAAACGCATTAAGGGCGATGATTCATGA
- a CDS encoding HAD family hydrolase codes for MTIQLITFDLDDTLWDTAPVIFSAEAILREWLTEHAPNLGAVPVEHLWTIRERILSSEPGLKHRISALRRRVLFHALEEAGYDHGQASDLADQSFEVFLHARHQLEVFPDVEPTLEVLAKHYALGVVTNGNADVRRLGLADYFKFALCAEDIGIAKPDARLFHEALQRGGATAETAVHIGDHPGDDIAGAQQAGLRAIWFNPQGKLWEAQKAPDAEIRSLTELPALLARWNAHQPS; via the coding sequence ATGACCATCCAATTGATCACCTTCGACCTCGACGACACCCTGTGGGACACCGCCCCGGTGATCTTCAGCGCCGAAGCCATACTGCGTGAATGGCTGACCGAACATGCACCGAATCTGGGCGCGGTGCCGGTGGAGCATTTGTGGACGATTCGCGAGCGCATTCTGAGCAGCGAACCGGGCCTCAAACATCGCATCAGCGCATTGCGTCGGCGAGTGCTGTTCCATGCGTTGGAAGAGGCCGGCTATGACCATGGCCAGGCGTCCGACCTGGCTGATCAGAGTTTTGAAGTGTTTCTGCATGCGCGGCATCAGCTCGAAGTATTCCCCGACGTGGAGCCAACGCTGGAGGTTCTGGCCAAACACTACGCGCTGGGCGTGGTCACCAACGGCAACGCCGATGTGCGTCGGTTAGGGCTGGCGGATTACTTCAAGTTTGCGTTGTGCGCCGAGGACATCGGCATCGCCAAACCGGATGCGCGACTGTTTCATGAAGCGTTGCAGCGTGGTGGGGCAACGGCCGAGACGGCGGTGCATATTGGCGATCACCCGGGTGATGACATTGCCGGGGCGCAGCAGGCGGGGTTGCGGGCGATCTGGTTTAACCCGCAAGGCAAATTGTGGGAAGCGCAGAAGGCGCCGGATGCCGAGATTCGCAGCCTGACCGAGTTGCCGGCGTTGCTGGCGCGGTGGAATGCCCATCAACCCTCTTGA
- the sutA gene encoding transcriptional regulator SutA: protein MSDDDLENDDLEVGDDDETEEGLEAATDDVVEDDGGEAPVPTAKGKAKAAVSVDELPSVEAKNKERDALARAMEEFLAKGGKVQEVEANVVADPPKKPDNKYGSRPI from the coding sequence ATGAGCGACGATGATCTGGAAAACGACGACCTCGAAGTAGGCGACGACGACGAAACCGAAGAAGGCCTGGAAGCAGCGACGGACGACGTCGTTGAAGACGACGGCGGTGAAGCGCCCGTTCCGACTGCCAAAGGCAAGGCCAAGGCTGCGGTATCGGTCGATGAGCTGCCGAGCGTCGAAGCAAAAAACAAAGAGCGCGATGCGCTCGCGCGGGCCATGGAAGAGTTCCTGGCCAAGGGCGGCAAGGTGCAGGAAGTGGAGGCCAATGTGGTCGCCGATCCTCCCAAGAAGCCTGACAACAAGTACGGCAGCCGGCCTATCTAA
- a CDS encoding secondary thiamine-phosphate synthase enzyme YjbQ, producing MWQQTLITLRARPRGFHLVTDELLAGLPELKACRVGLLHLWLQHTSASLTINENADPAVRRDFERFFNRLIPQGADGYEHNDEGLDDLPAHFKASVLGCQLSLPISAGRLALGTWQGVYLGEHRDHGGARKVLATVHGEGA from the coding sequence ATGTGGCAACAGACTCTGATTACCCTGCGGGCGAGGCCCCGGGGCTTTCATCTGGTAACGGACGAGTTACTCGCCGGCCTGCCTGAACTCAAGGCGTGTCGGGTCGGTCTGTTGCATTTGTGGCTGCAGCATACCTCGGCGTCGTTGACCATCAACGAGAACGCCGATCCGGCGGTACGTCGCGACTTCGAACGATTTTTCAATCGTCTGATCCCACAAGGAGCAGACGGCTATGAGCATAACGACGAAGGCCTGGACGACCTCCCGGCGCATTTCAAGGCCAGCGTGCTTGGCTGTCAGCTCAGTTTGCCGATCTCGGCAGGCCGACTGGCGTTGGGGACTTGGCAAGGCGTTTATCTGGGCGAGCACCGTGATCATGGCGGTGCCCGTAAAGTCCTCGCCACCGTGCATGGTGAAGGGGCATGA
- a CDS encoding ammonium transporter produces MTLRKFAGLGALLSLVMPSLAMAADEVAAPVLNSGDTAWMMTSTALVLFMTIPGLALFYGGMVRSKNILSVMMQCFAITGLISILWVIYGYSIAFDTTGMEQGVVNFNSFFGGMGKAFLAGVTPASLTGPAALFPEAVFITFQMTFAIITPALIVGAFAERMKFSAMLIFMGIWFTLVYAPIAHMVWSGNGGLLWDWGVLDFAGGTVVHINAGVAGLIACLVLGKRKGFPTTPMAPHNLGYTLMGAAMLWVGWFGFNAGSAAAANGTAGMAMLVTQIATAAAALGWMFAEWVTHGKPSALGIASGVVAGLVAITPAAGTVGPMGALVIGLAAGVVCFFCATTLKRKLGYDDSLDAFGVHGIGGILGAILTGVFAAPSLGGFGTVTDIAAQVWIQCKGVGFTVIYTAIVTYIILKVLDAVMGLRITEEEEAVGIDLALHNERGYNL; encoded by the coding sequence ATGACTCTGCGTAAATTCGCAGGGCTAGGAGCCCTGTTGTCCCTCGTAATGCCCAGCCTGGCCATGGCGGCAGACGAAGTGGCGGCCCCAGTCCTCAATTCCGGCGATACCGCCTGGATGATGACCTCGACAGCCCTCGTGCTGTTCATGACCATTCCCGGCCTCGCGCTGTTCTACGGCGGCATGGTTCGGTCGAAAAACATTCTTTCCGTGATGATGCAGTGCTTCGCCATTACCGGTCTGATCAGCATTCTGTGGGTCATTTATGGCTACAGCATCGCGTTCGACACCACCGGCATGGAACAAGGCGTCGTCAACTTCAATTCGTTCTTCGGCGGCATGGGCAAGGCTTTCCTCGCCGGTGTCACGCCAGCCAGCCTCACCGGGCCGGCGGCGCTGTTCCCTGAGGCGGTGTTCATCACCTTCCAGATGACCTTCGCCATCATCACCCCTGCGCTGATCGTCGGTGCTTTCGCCGAGCGGATGAAATTCTCCGCCATGCTGATCTTCATGGGCATCTGGTTCACTCTGGTGTATGCACCGATCGCGCACATGGTCTGGTCCGGCAACGGCGGCCTGTTGTGGGACTGGGGCGTGCTGGACTTCGCCGGCGGCACCGTGGTGCACATCAACGCCGGTGTGGCAGGCCTGATTGCCTGCCTGGTGCTGGGCAAGCGCAAAGGCTTCCCGACCACCCCGATGGCACCGCACAACCTCGGTTACACCCTGATGGGCGCGGCGATGCTGTGGGTCGGCTGGTTCGGTTTCAACGCCGGTTCCGCTGCAGCAGCCAACGGCACTGCCGGCATGGCAATGCTCGTGACTCAGATCGCAACCGCCGCCGCCGCACTCGGCTGGATGTTCGCCGAGTGGGTCACCCACGGCAAACCAAGTGCACTGGGTATTGCTTCGGGTGTGGTCGCCGGTCTGGTTGCAATCACCCCGGCCGCCGGCACCGTGGGCCCGATGGGCGCTCTGGTGATCGGTCTGGCAGCGGGCGTAGTGTGCTTCTTCTGCGCGACCACGCTGAAACGCAAACTCGGCTATGACGATTCCCTGGACGCCTTCGGTGTGCACGGCATCGGCGGTATCCTCGGCGCGATCCTGACCGGTGTGTTCGCCGCTCCGTCGCTGGGTGGCTTCGGCACCGTCACCGACATCGCCGCACAAGTCTGGATTCAGTGCAAAGGCGTGGGCTTCACGGTGATCTACACCGCGATCGTCACCTACATCATTCTCAAGGTGCTGGACGCCGTCATGGGTCTGCGTATCACCGAAGAAGAAGAGGCCGTCGGCATCGATCTGGCACTCCACAACGAACGCGGCTACAACTTGTAA